The DNA sequence CAGGAAAAGGTTCAGTTAGAGGTATTAAcacataaatttctttctttaaaatatcttattactgggcacctgggtggctcagtcgttaaagcctctgccttcagctcaggacatgatctcggggttctaggatcgagccccacactgggctccctgctcagcaggaagcctgcttctgcctctcccactccccctgcttgtagtccctctctcactgtctctccctctctgtgtgtgtcaaataaataaataaataaataaaaatttttaaaaaatatcttattacTTAAAACATGCAGTAGagtgggggtacctggctggctcagacagtagaacatgtgactcttgatctcagggttaagagttcaggccccacactgggcatgtagcctacttacaaaaaaaaaaaaaaaaaaaatccttgttgggtgcctgggtggctctgttggttaagccactgtctttggctcggttcaggtcatgaccctggaatcccaggatctagtcctgcatcagacagggagtctgcttctccctctgaccttctctcctctcatgctctctctctctcaaataaataaataaaatctttgaaaaaaaaaacatgtagtaGAAGTAGtaggaataaataataatataatcttACAAATtgctaaaaataacatttttcatgTCGTGATTTTATGCAATACAATAAATTCTAATGCTTTGTTAATATGATTTCTTGATCAACAGATTTTTCTGGCTTGCTTTTCTGCAGATTCACTTATTACAtcatgaaaatttatatttttagcaatTTCATTTTCAATCTGTATGATTGAGAGTGATGTCCATTGTTTTTGGCAAGTGCAAGATCTCAAATAGTCTCAACTGGAAAGAACAACAAGAGCAAAGACcaaaaggagggaggggagcagaatgGTAAAGTGAAAGAATGCACAAATCAGGGAGGAATgacctacctcaagaagaaaCTAACACATCAGGCGAAGGAGCTTTATCAAGCTTATAGTCATTGATTTTAAACTGTAGGAaagtgggaaaaggaaagaaatacttaCTGACTACATATTATCGACAAGCATAATTGCTTTACAAATGTAACTACCATTTAATAGCTTCACAAAACACAAGTCATGTATCCGTCCTAGAAACGGAGGCTCAGCAAGAAGGAACTCTGCATTGGACACACAGCTGGAAAGTTGCAGAACTAGGATATGAATGATGATATATTTGATTGAAGAACTCACATTCTTTCAATGACATGAATGGTTGTGTATTATTACAGGAATGATATCTTAActtactgctctgcctactgaccagggtggaaaggaaaaagaCTTGAACCAAAAATCCAATcattgagctaaaaaaaaaaaatgatagtgagaaaaaaaatagaaaagagaaaaatgttttaagaggCACCGCAGAAGTAGATTCAGTTGGACCTAGTGACTTGCTAGATGTAGGCCTGTAGAAGATGACAGAAATTAAAGATTTCTTAGCAATCATGAGCATGACTCAGGGTAATTTCACCAATAGGTAatgaaaaaagatagaaaagctCAAAGTTTGATGACAACATGATTGAGTGTTGAGTCAGAAATCATCCAGCAGAAATGTCTGGTGGGTATAGTGAGGCGTAGGTCTAGAATGGGACACAGGCcagtgttaaaaaatatatatttagaaaccATTCACCTACAGTCAAAGTGACAAGAAGGGATGACAGCACCAAAGAATAATGTGTAGAAAACAAGAGTGCCAGGCACAAAACTGTAAGGAATGACAAGATATAAAGCACAGATACaccaaatggaagaaagaagaggaacaaGCAGAAATATTGCAATAGAAGTATTTTCAGAGGGCATTTGTTCAGAATTTGGTAAGCCTGGGGTGGTCAGTATCAAATGTGTCCAAGACGGTATAGGAGAATAAATGTAAGAAACAATGACTGGACTGGATGTGAGATAATTAGCAATCTGAGGTTATTTTCAGTAAAGTGCTGGGACCAAAATTCCGGAGTGAATAGGAGGGGAAGTATGGAGGAAGTAAATGcagaaaatctttttagaaataatgaatatttctaaatattcatatttagaaatatttagaaataatgaaagggaagaaatgtaaaaaatacaagaaatctAGAAATAGAAAGGGAACATACAGGCCATAGTCTGGTCcccttgttttacagataagaaaactggacCCAGAGAAATTAGCTAATACCTTTATACCTTAGACAGAAAACCAGTAAAGATGAAATGGTAATTCTGGAGGGATAAGGATCAAGGAAGACTTTCTGTCTCCAAAGAAGAGtccatttaaattttcatttcccatTTAAGATCTGGCCTCCTTCCTCTGGTACCATGAGCCCTTGgtcttgaaattattttcaaagaaagacCATATTATCCACTGAAACCCATGACTGTGACGGCTCACttgctgaagaaaatggaatGTCATTGGTTTGAGCAAGGAAAGAGAAATCTGTCTAGACACTTTTTTATTCTTATAGGAATTCTGTAGTCCTAAAACCTGGAAGACAGGAAGGATTGCTCATACTAAATTTGAAATGCATCACTATAATAATCTTGATAACACTCCTCCCTGTCCCATTTTGGAGATAACAAATAACCCCAAGGTAACTATCCACCTACAGAAATGGACACAGTAGAGTAAAggcactcattaaaaaaaaaaaaaatcacccaattATGAATAATTCATGATGAGCTGGCAAACACCAGTTTGCTATGGGTAGCTAGGTTCATcgagaaacaccctgatcatgtGTATATAAAGACAAACTCAACTGTTCAAACCAGACCTTTGCCATCAGAGCTTCACTCCAGGAACAAGCTCTGCGGGTCTGGACATCATGTCTATGCGCTTTTCTTCCGCATCCAGACGGCTTGGCTCCAGCGGGGGAGCGGGTTTTGGGGCTGGAAATGCATGTGGTGTGCCGGGCATTGGAAGTGGCTTCTCTTGCGCTTTTGGGGGCAGCTCATCTGTGGGAGGCTATGGAGGGGGACTGGGTGGGGGGAGTGCTTCTTGCGCTGCCTTCACTGGGAATGAACACGGCCTCCTGTCGGGCAATGAGAAGGTGACGATGCAGAACCTGAATGACCGCTTGGCCTCCTACCTGGAAAATGTACGAGCACTAGAGGAGGCCAACGCTGACCTGGAGCAGAAGATCAAGGGCTGGTACGAGAAATTCGGGCCTGGTTCTTGCCGTGGTCTTGATCATGATTACAGCAGATACTTCCCAATAATTGATGACCTTAGGAACCAGGTAAGAAGCACAATGTTGTGAGGGTTAATAATGCTAAGAATATTTAGCtacacaagcacacacaaatGTGTGAGCTCTCTCACACACAGCTTCTGATTATCCATAACTCactatgaatattaaaaataatttccattcaAATTCTAATCTTTGAACATGGCTCACCTATACCTGCTACAAGGTATGCATGTTTATACTTTTCGTAATATGAAACTATCAAAAACCGCCCACCATCTCTTGCTTTATTATTTATAACTTCTTCCATAGAAAGTGTTTATGGTGGGGGGAAGGTGAAGGGTGAAAGAGGCCATGTTTAGTTTCCCATTTGCAAAAGAATCGTCTTATTATTGGAGACAGAATGCCAGAAGATTACTATAATTTCACAGGTGACTTTCTTCCAAGGAAATGTGACATTTCCTAACTCCTAACTTTCCATCTATCAGATCATTTCTGCAACTACCAGCAATGCCAATGTTATCCTGCAAAATGATAATGCAAGACTAACAGCTGATGACTTCAGGCTAAAGTAAGTAGAGCTGAAGAGAAACCAAAGAAGTTCTCTCAACATTTCCGCCTTAAATCTAGCCATTGGGGGTCACCTCAATAGTTTTACCTTGCTTGTTTTGAACTAAACGTACATAAGAATGACAGCTGAATGATCTGTTTTACTTGGGAAATTTAGGAATCGATACAAATGAATATTGAGATCCTATGAAAGAGAATTTTGAGTGTTCCTATTGTCTTGCTTCAAAGAAATGCTTATTGCATTATGGGCAGTCTAACTGaagttttaagtatattttaacaGTTTGACCTTGAATCATGGCTGACGTTTTATGATGACCTAAGAAGTGATGGGACTAAGGTGATAACAACTGTCAAATATCTTCTAAGGTTTGAAAATGAACAGGCCCTTCACCAGAGTGTTGATGCCGATGTCAGCGGTTTGCGCAGGGTCCTGGACGAGCTGACTCTGTGCAGAACCGACCTAGAGATCCAGCTGGAAACCCTGAGCGAGGAGCTGGCTTACCTCAAGAAGAATCATGAGGAGGTAGGTCTCTGTCTCCCCTGATTCCACAATCCGCCTTgctcccaaaatttaaaaatgaatttcagatGACCAGTACAACAATGTCCGACATCAGTATTCCAGAAGGAACTCGTCActttctctgtgtggctgactgttTGAAATGCTTCTATCCACCCGCCTCCAAAGAAACAAAGTTTCTCACCTCATGCATCCTGTCGGTCTGGTTCCTTTGAAAATAGTCAGCTCCTAACCGGGTCAAATTTTTCAGGAAATGAAGGCGCTGCAGTGCGCGGCCGGAGGGAACGTGAACGTGGAGATGAACGCGGCACCCGGAGTGGACCTCACGGTCCTGCTGAACAACATGCGGGCCGAGTACGAAGCCCTGGCCGAGCAGAACCGCAGGGACGCGGAGGCCTGGTTCAACGAGAAGGTAGAACCCCGCCAGTGCACGCTTGCTGGGCCCTGGGCTCTGATGCAAGGCCGGCAGCACCCTAACCACTCCCTACCTCCCCAACCTTGCAGAGCGCCTCCCTGCAGCAGCAGATCTCCGACGACGCTGGTGCCACCACCTCTGCTCGGAATGAGCTGACCGAGATGAAACGTACTCTTCAAACCCTGGAGATCGAACTCCAGTCCCTCTTGGCAATGGTCAGTAagcaggaccaaaaaaaaaaaagattgatttcaGAAGTGGGGAGTTAATGTAAAGAGCGTTTCTTCCACGTGATATTACTTATTTTCGTTTTTCTCCGTTAATTCGCGGGCTTGACATAATCCACATTTGCATTTTGAGCAGCAGAATCCTCTTGGCCTGAAAAGTAGACCTAGGTGCTCATAATTATGAAACATTGTAAATGAGCAAGAACAATTACTTTGAGGTACtcgaaaaagaaaatagtttttacCCTGAATCTTCTCTCCTAAgtccaaagatttaaaaaaaaaaacaaaaaaaaacaaaaaacacctcagTGGAGTGCAAAAATGCTTTGGCATCTCTCCTATCTTCATCTGGCATTCCTTTGGGCCACTTAATTAAGAACACTTACAAGTTCCTTTTTAAGTGGCATAAACAAGCAGCAATGTAGAGGCATTAATGTTGCCTATAAAGCTAAACACCCTTGATAATAATAGGAACCTTTTCATTAAGGGTTTGCCCAGCACTTTCTCCCACTTGAGTCCACAATAACCCTGGGGCTTGGGCAGGGCAGACTTTATAATTCCTGTCATTATTTCCAAAAGAACTATCTGAGATTCAAAGAAGTTAAGCAGTTTTCCCAGAGTCCTACAGTTGAATACAAAGGAATCTGAGCTTCTCTCCAAATTCCTAACTCCCACGTATATACTTTTCCCACTATGGCTAGTAAACAAACCTTCAGAGTTTATCCACAAAAGAGGGTatgaatgtatataaaattaGGACTTGGCATAAAAATTCTTGCAGCTGAAAGAGGAAGACACTTATATTTTCATTCTGTCTAAAAGTACAGCAAGCATCCCTCTTTAGGAAAAACCTTTATAAACACTTTGGATTCACAAACGATTTTAAGCTTAGAaaggtctttcttttctttgggtcATTCTACTTCAGGAAAGTTTATCCAGTTCACCATGGGGTTGTTAATTATTAATAGAAGAGCTACAGTCTCCATGAGACAAGACTGTCACATCATTAGAAACAAAGTAGCAAATTGTAGGGGGACTTTTATTCCTGGGAAGTGTGGCCAGTTGTACCAGACTCAGTTGTACCAGAAgcagaggtggggcagagggacctTTAGACTGTGCCCTATGAAGAAACAAGTTTATCTTTGCTAACACTCCTGGACATATGAGTGACATCCACCACCAACTGTGtcattttcaaacagaaaaacagcATGACACCTAATAAAGGCAACAATTAATATTGAATAAGGGGgactctttggggtaaatatggtAAAAATTTGTAAGATAACTCTTTTAAATGTCTCTTAAGTGCTCTACCTTATTCTAAAACAACACTGTGATATTTTCTACTAAACTATGTCTTACTGATCCATAGAAACACTCCCTGGAGTGCTCCCTGTCCGAGACCGAAGGCAACTACTGTGCGCAGCTCTCCCAGATCCAAGCTCAGATCGGGGCCCTGGAGGAGCAGCTGCACCAGGTCAGAACCGAGACGGAGGGCCAGAAGCTGGAGTACGAGCAGCTCCTTGACATCAAGGTCCACCTGGAAAAGGAGATTGAGACCTACTGCCGCCTGATTGATGGAGAGGATGGGTAAATACAGCTTCTACTGAGAAAACACTTAATGCTTTATTTTAAGgttattaaagattttttgaaaTCAAGTACAAAGTATGTATGACCCAAATCATGTATAACTAAACCCCTTCTAGTGTTATTTCAGAATCCAGATATCTCCTATCTTAAATCTTTGTTTTCCAGCTTCCCTGGCAAAATAGGGgtgaaataggggtgcctgggtggctcagtaggttaaagtctctgcctccaactcaggtcatgatctaagggtcctgggatcgagccccacatcaggctctctgctcagtggggaacctgcttcctcctctctctctgcctgctcctctgcctacttgtgatctctgtctgtcaaataaataaataaatttttttaaaaatagagtgaaATACTAATGCAAGACCTCTATATTTTTACAGCTCTTGTGTTAAATCAAAAGGCTACGGAGGACCAGGGAATCagataaaaggtaaaaaaaaaagctgtgttcagcattgaaaatgcatttttataactTTCAAATGATGAGTTAGTCATCTCCTCTTGGTCGATCTGATAAATTCTGATAACTCATGTGTCATTTTAGAGTCCTCTAAAACCACCATGGTTAAAACAATTGTTGAAGAAATAGATCCTCGTGGCAAAGTTCTCTCCTCCAGAGTTCACACTGTGGAAGAGAAATCCACCAAAGCCAACAACGTGAAGAGTGAACAGAGGGTGCCTTCCTGAACTCCAGAGGAAGAGCCCCTAAATTAAAATACCAAACTGAAGCTAGGTTCCTAAATAAAAGCTCCCttacttttttgcttttcttccaatGAA is a window from the Neovison vison isolate M4711 chromosome 5, ASM_NN_V1, whole genome shotgun sequence genome containing:
- the LOC122906273 gene encoding keratin, type I cytoskeletal 27; this translates as MSMRFSSASRRLGSSGGAGFGAGNACGVPGIGSGFSCAFGGSSSVGGYGGGLGGGSASCAAFTGNEHGLLSGNEKVTMQNLNDRLASYLENVRALEEANADLEQKIKGWYEKFGPGSCRGLDHDYSRYFPIIDDLRNQIISATTSNANVILQNDNARLTADDFRLKFENEQALHQSVDADVSGLRRVLDELTLCRTDLEIQLETLSEELAYLKKNHEEEMKALQCAAGGNVNVEMNAAPGVDLTVLLNNMRAEYEALAEQNRRDAEAWFNEKSASLQQQISDDAGATTSARNELTEMKRTLQTLEIELQSLLAMKHSLECSLSETEGNYCAQLSQIQAQIGALEEQLHQVRTETEGQKLEYEQLLDIKVHLEKEIETYCRLIDGEDGSCVKSKGYGGPGNQIKESSKTTMVKTIVEEIDPRGKVLSSRVHTVEEKSTKANNVKSEQRVPS